In Acidianus brierleyi, one genomic interval encodes:
- a CDS encoding RNase P subunit p30 — MLIETCIKNHDLLPILKKVGYNISFLEDNFQYSYKYLRKTIIASNLKEFKNGIASIKKKRLIFLKPLSKDVLRYGIINSKISGIIIDDSNFRILKKTSLNLLRQHNKFVEIPLPSSSSYLIYKIIPLAYKWFNVVFSSYSQDINEIWTPISKLNYLVIHGADEEEALRWIYDNPLKLLIHASNNY; from the coding sequence TTGTTAATAGAGACTTGCATAAAGAATCATGATCTATTGCCAATATTAAAGAAAGTTGGATATAATATATCATTTTTAGAAGATAATTTCCAATATTCATATAAATATTTAAGAAAAACTATAATTGCGTCAAATTTAAAAGAGTTTAAGAATGGTATCGCCTCGATCAAGAAAAAAAGGCTGATTTTTCTTAAGCCCTTATCTAAGGACGTGTTAAGATATGGCATTATAAATAGTAAAATATCTGGTATAATAATAGATGATAGTAATTTCAGAATCCTTAAAAAAACTTCACTGAACTTATTAAGGCAACATAATAAATTTGTAGAAATACCACTTCCTTCTTCCTCATCATATTTAATATATAAAATAATTCCGTTGGCGTACAAATGGTTTAATGTGGTTTTTTCTTCTTACTCACAAGATATAAATGAGATATGGACACCTATCTCTAAATTAAACTACCTTGTTATCCATGGAGCGGATGAAGAAGAGGCTTTACGATGGATTTATGATAATCCTTTGAAACTCTTAATACATGCTTCAAATAATTATTGA
- a CDS encoding RNA-binding domain-containing protein has protein sequence MKLNNIIFLVFSYQTENKDKIKYAIDSLLSDYVKEGEIEEERIEGHYGDSIIEIKYLFQGKVCSKILDTLLSKFDKADIIYLLSTLDSRVEKSKVHLRLDKQLLIAKNKLALKDGDDIIKVIIGTGGRLKEFKEELKQFVNRDLHKES, from the coding sequence ATGAAATTAAATAATATAATATTTCTAGTTTTTTCTTATCAAACTGAAAATAAGGATAAGATTAAGTACGCTATTGATAGTTTATTATCAGATTATGTTAAGGAAGGTGAAATAGAAGAGGAAAGAATAGAGGGGCATTATGGAGATTCAATTATTGAAATAAAATATTTATTTCAAGGGAAAGTGTGCAGTAAAATACTTGATACGTTGTTATCAAAATTTGACAAGGCAGACATAATCTACTTGTTAAGTACGCTAGATTCTAGAGTAGAAAAAAGTAAAGTTCATTTAAGGCTAGATAAACAACTTCTAATAGCTAAGAATAAATTAGCTCTCAAAGATGGTGATGATATTATAAAAGTTATAATAGGTACTGGGGGTAGATTAAAGGAATTCAAGGAGGAACTTAAGCAATTTGTTAATAGAGACTTGCATAAAGAATCATGA
- a CDS encoding 50S ribosomal protein L15e — protein MALSMYSYISKTWQSDNWKNVIKARMIEWRDDNSIVRLAKPTRLDRAREIGYKAKQGFTVVRVRVSRGGSDKLRPNSGRRPKRMGVYGYSPSKGYRWIAEEKAARKFPNLEVLGSYYVGEDGLYKYYEIILVDPNHPVIKADKDLKWLQNSSNHRRVFRGLTSAGKKARGLSKSRGLKYTINHKNSKKQKERELKKRHEANKYYRLQNYKIPGK, from the coding sequence ATGGCTTTATCAATGTATAGTTATATATCTAAGACATGGCAATCAGATAATTGGAAAAATGTAATAAAAGCGCGCATGATAGAATGGAGAGATGATAATAGTATAGTAAGACTTGCTAAACCCACAAGGTTAGATAGAGCTAGAGAAATAGGATATAAAGCTAAACAAGGGTTTACAGTAGTTAGAGTAAGGGTAAGTAGAGGAGGTTCAGATAAGCTTAGACCTAATAGTGGCAGAAGACCTAAAAGAATGGGGGTATACGGTTATTCTCCTTCTAAAGGTTACAGATGGATAGCAGAAGAGAAAGCTGCAAGAAAATTTCCTAATTTAGAAGTACTAGGAAGTTACTATGTAGGAGAAGACGGACTTTATAAATATTATGAAATAATTCTAGTTGACCCTAACCATCCAGTAATTAAGGCTGACAAAGATCTCAAGTGGCTTCAAAATTCTTCCAATCATAGAAGAGTATTTAGAGGTCTTACGTCTGCTGGTAAGAAAGCTAGGGGATTAAGTAAATCAAGAGGTCTTAAATATACCATAAACCATAAGAATTCTAAGAAGCAGAAAGAGAGAGAACTAAAGAAAAGACATGAGGCCAATAAATACTATAGACTTCAAAATTATAAGATACCTGGAAAGTGA
- a CDS encoding redox-regulated ATPase YchF, whose product MISIGLIGKTNVGKSTFFEAATLLDVEIANRPFVTIEPNIGIAYVKNRCVHTELNVTCNPKNSVCIGDYRFIPIKLIDVAGLIPGAHEGRGLGNKFLDDLRKADVLIHVVDISGSTNDEGLPVPPGTRDPEEDIKFIENEIDEWFYSIIIKDWEKFSRISDLGGKDIIESLLSKLSGLSINREQIIKTLSTTKLENLKLMQWTKDDIKIFSKTLREISKPIIIAANKIDISTSKKNFEKVKSKYKYVIPTSAESELALRKAAKAGIIDYIPGESHFDIKEKIDEKRYKALEFIKNNILEIYGSTGVQQAINTAVLDALNQIVVYPVEDERKYTDKNGNVLPDAILIKEGSTPKDLAAQIHSDLAKGFLYAIDAKKKVRIGENYKLKNNDVIKIVSTLAHG is encoded by the coding sequence ATGATATCTATAGGGTTAATAGGCAAAACTAATGTAGGTAAAAGTACATTCTTTGAAGCTGCTACATTATTAGATGTAGAAATAGCTAATAGACCATTTGTGACTATTGAGCCAAATATTGGAATAGCATATGTTAAAAATAGATGTGTGCATACAGAATTAAATGTTACATGTAATCCTAAGAATTCTGTTTGTATAGGAGATTATAGATTTATACCAATAAAATTAATAGACGTTGCCGGTTTGATTCCCGGAGCGCATGAAGGAAGAGGGCTGGGTAATAAATTTTTAGATGATCTAAGAAAAGCAGACGTGTTAATTCATGTAGTAGATATTAGTGGATCTACCAATGATGAGGGATTACCTGTACCTCCAGGTACAAGAGACCCGGAAGAAGACATAAAATTCATAGAAAATGAAATAGACGAATGGTTCTATTCCATAATTATAAAAGATTGGGAGAAATTTTCCAGAATAAGTGATCTGGGAGGAAAAGATATTATCGAATCATTACTTTCTAAATTATCTGGACTTTCAATAAATAGAGAGCAAATAATTAAAACTTTAAGTACTACTAAACTAGAAAATTTAAAACTCATGCAATGGACGAAGGATGATATAAAAATATTTAGTAAAACTTTAAGAGAAATATCAAAACCTATAATAATAGCTGCTAATAAAATAGATATTTCTACTTCTAAGAAAAATTTTGAAAAAGTTAAATCTAAGTATAAATATGTTATACCTACAAGTGCAGAATCAGAATTAGCATTAAGAAAGGCTGCAAAGGCAGGAATAATAGATTATATACCTGGCGAAAGTCATTTCGATATTAAAGAAAAAATAGACGAAAAAAGATATAAAGCATTAGAGTTCATAAAAAATAACATTTTAGAAATATATGGTTCAACAGGAGTTCAACAAGCTATAAACACTGCAGTATTAGATGCATTGAATCAAATAGTAGTTTACCCAGTAGAAGATGAAAGAAAATATACAGATAAAAATGGAAATGTATTACCAGACGCTATATTAATAAAAGAAGGTTCAACACCAAAAGATCTGGCAGCACAAATACACAGCGACCTTGCAAAAGGATTTCTTTATGCTATAGATGCTAAGAAAAAAGTTAGAATAGGGGAAAATTATAAGCTAAAAAATAACGATGTTATAAAAATAGTTTCTACTTTAGCTCATGGTTAG
- the spn gene encoding bifunctional sugar-1-phosphate nucleotidylyltransferase/acetyltransferase — protein MKAVILAAGKGERLEPITHTRPKPFVPVLGSTLIEYTIDLLRKYVSDIYIVIPSELSAEYSAFYNRLKGVKLYYQGKNSGTAAALASVGNISEDFLLVYGDIFFDEDAIRSVLNFTENAIVGVKVNNPTEYGVILMKNSILEKIIEKPMEPVSYFINSGIYKFNPDIFTYIDKISISSRGEYELTDAVNLMAKNEKIFVVQYKGSWIDVGRPWQVIDVNKIALDNKEPKNLGEIDDNVKIIGKVVIEEGAKVLHGSYIQGPVYIGKDCIIGPNSYLRPYTILTQNNKVGASVEIKESVIMENSKIPHLSYVGDSILGENVNLGAGTLIANLRFDEQNVKINIKGNKISSGRKKLGTIMGGYVKTGINVSILPGIKIGAYATIYPGSIVNRDVNKGEFYKN, from the coding sequence GTGAAGGCAGTAATACTAGCAGCGGGTAAAGGGGAAAGACTAGAACCAATAACTCATACTAGACCTAAACCTTTTGTTCCAGTTTTGGGAAGTACGTTAATAGAGTATACAATAGATTTGTTAAGAAAATATGTAAGCGATATATATATTGTTATACCTTCAGAACTAAGCGCCGAATATTCGGCTTTCTATAATAGGCTTAAAGGGGTTAAGCTATATTATCAAGGTAAAAATTCTGGAACTGCTGCAGCATTGGCTAGTGTAGGCAATATTTCAGAGGATTTTTTGCTAGTTTACGGCGATATATTTTTTGATGAAGATGCAATAAGATCAGTATTGAATTTTACCGAGAACGCAATTGTTGGAGTTAAAGTGAATAATCCGACCGAATATGGAGTTATTTTAATGAAAAATTCTATTTTAGAAAAGATTATCGAAAAACCTATGGAGCCCGTATCTTATTTTATTAATTCTGGAATATACAAGTTTAATCCTGATATATTTACATATATAGATAAAATATCTATTTCTAGTAGAGGAGAATATGAACTCACTGACGCAGTAAATTTAATGGCAAAAAATGAGAAAATTTTTGTAGTACAGTATAAAGGAAGCTGGATTGATGTAGGAAGACCTTGGCAGGTTATTGATGTAAATAAGATTGCATTAGATAATAAAGAACCTAAAAATCTAGGAGAAATTGACGATAATGTCAAAATAATCGGTAAAGTAGTTATAGAAGAAGGGGCTAAAGTACTTCATGGTAGTTATATTCAAGGTCCAGTCTATATAGGAAAAGATTGTATCATAGGCCCTAATTCATATTTACGACCTTATACGATTTTAACACAGAATAATAAAGTAGGCGCTTCAGTAGAAATTAAAGAATCCGTAATCATGGAAAATTCTAAGATTCCACATCTGAGTTATGTAGGAGATAGTATACTGGGGGAAAACGTAAATCTAGGTGCTGGTACATTAATAGCTAATTTACGATTTGATGAGCAAAATGTGAAAATAAATATAAAAGGAAATAAGATTTCTTCTGGAAGGAAAAAACTTGGTACAATAATGGGAGGTTATGTGAAAACTGGTATTAATGTTTCAATTTTACCAGGGATAAAAATAGGAGCATATGCAACTATATATCCAGGTTCTATAGTTAATAGAGACGTAAATAAGGGGGAATTTTACAAAAACTAA
- a CDS encoding 30S ribosomal protein S3ae, with amino-acid sequence MSSKGSRGSSGAIKDKWKMKRWYSIYSPKVFGEISLGSTPAFTVDQTIGRKVETTLYDLTGDFSMVYVHIYFKVASHDGDRLYTAFYGHELSRDYIRSLVRRKSSKVNTVIDVATKDGYKLRVKGLALTTYRLHREQRTAIRKIMQDLIRKDAEAHTFDEFVQEMVFGNLSNTIFSETKKIAPLRKVEIEKSKVLGLLELPKEVAVTSEGSNTSSG; translated from the coding sequence ATGTCTTCAAAAGGTTCAAGAGGTTCTAGCGGAGCTATAAAAGATAAGTGGAAAATGAAGAGATGGTATAGTATATACTCTCCAAAAGTTTTTGGGGAGATATCTTTGGGTTCAACCCCTGCTTTTACTGTAGATCAGACTATAGGTAGAAAGGTAGAAACTACGCTTTACGATTTAACCGGAGATTTCAGTATGGTTTACGTTCACATATATTTTAAAGTAGCTTCACATGATGGCGATAGATTATATACAGCGTTTTATGGTCATGAATTATCTAGGGACTATATAAGATCTCTAGTGAGAAGAAAAAGCTCCAAAGTAAATACTGTAATAGACGTAGCTACAAAAGACGGATATAAGCTAAGAGTTAAAGGACTTGCATTAACTACATATAGGTTGCATAGAGAACAAAGAACTGCAATAAGGAAAATTATGCAAGACCTTATTCGTAAGGACGCAGAAGCCCATACATTTGATGAATTTGTTCAAGAAATGGTTTTTGGAAACTTATCTAATACTATATTTAGCGAAACAAAGAAAATAGCTCCGCTAAGGAAAGTAGAAATAGAAAAATCTAAAGTACTAGGGCTATTAGAATTACCTAAGGAGGTTGCAGTAACTAGTGAAGGCAGTAATACTAGCAGCGGGTAA
- the trmJ gene encoding tRNA (cytidine-2'-O-)-methyltransferase TrmJ produces MIRVVLVEPEGEYNVGFVARLCKNFDIDELYIVNPKCNIVNAESFSAKGRDILENALIVNSFDDAIKGVELKIATSSIADTKGDILRKAIRPWELNDIIGGKKVALIFGRESVGLTREEIAKSDFLLYIPASKLYPTLNLSHAVGIVLYELWKTKDSRKMKVTSESLVLIDKYSKLLFNLIKNYEGDLSMYFALKRALIKGVSDEEEARTVIRFLRKIYTRILHQDKE; encoded by the coding sequence ATGATAAGAGTTGTACTAGTAGAGCCAGAAGGAGAATATAACGTAGGCTTTGTAGCAAGATTGTGTAAAAACTTTGATATAGATGAGTTGTATATAGTTAATCCTAAATGTAATATTGTAAACGCAGAAAGTTTTTCAGCAAAAGGTAGAGATATTCTAGAAAATGCGTTGATAGTAAATTCGTTCGATGATGCTATAAAAGGTGTTGAGCTAAAAATAGCCACGTCAAGTATTGCTGATACTAAAGGAGATATTCTAAGGAAAGCTATAAGACCATGGGAACTCAATGATATAATAGGAGGTAAAAAAGTAGCGTTAATATTTGGAAGAGAAAGTGTAGGGCTAACTAGAGAAGAGATAGCAAAATCGGATTTTTTATTATATATACCGGCAAGCAAGCTATATCCTACGTTAAATCTATCTCATGCGGTAGGGATAGTACTTTATGAGTTGTGGAAAACTAAAGATTCGCGAAAAATGAAAGTTACATCAGAGTCTTTAGTTTTAATAGATAAATATTCAAAATTATTATTCAATCTTATAAAAAATTATGAAGGTGATCTATCAATGTATTTCGCTTTAAAACGTGCATTAATTAAAGGTGTTAGCGATGAGGAAGAAGCTAGAACAGTTATAAGATTCTTAAGGAAGATATATACTAGAATTTTGCATCAGGATAAAGAATGA
- a CDS encoding HemK2/MTQ2 family protein methyltransferase — translation MSNFRTTKIYGINICLDDNVYEPAEDSEMLLSIIKVNNGEKVIEIGSGSGILSVLAARMKGIVSAVDINPYASLVTLCTAKLNNVDINIVNCDMLECFRDIHWDVAIFNPPYLPVEEYNSWIEYSWSGGKIGSEVLVRFLNKIQAKRVYTIYSSLDNEEIILRNIKKRGFIVSKKVEKVIGFEELIALELYDKSCTSRARRRI, via the coding sequence ATGTCAAATTTCAGAACTACTAAAATATATGGGATTAACATATGCTTAGATGATAATGTTTATGAGCCAGCAGAAGATAGCGAAATGCTCCTTTCGATAATTAAGGTTAATAATGGGGAAAAAGTCATAGAAATAGGTTCAGGATCAGGAATTTTAAGCGTATTAGCTGCTAGAATGAAAGGAATAGTTAGCGCAGTAGACATAAATCCTTACGCTAGTTTGGTTACTTTATGTACAGCAAAACTGAATAATGTCGATATTAATATAGTGAATTGTGACATGTTAGAATGCTTTCGTGACATACATTGGGACGTAGCAATATTTAATCCTCCTTACTTGCCAGTAGAAGAATACAACTCATGGATAGAGTATAGTTGGTCTGGTGGAAAGATAGGAAGCGAAGTTTTAGTAAGATTCTTAAATAAAATACAAGCAAAGCGTGTATATACAATTTATTCCAGTTTAGACAATGAGGAAATTATTCTTAGAAATATTAAAAAACGCGGATTTATAGTCTCTAAAAAAGTAGAGAAGGTTATAGGTTTTGAAGAGTTAATTGCTTTAGAGTTGTATGATAAGAGTTGTACTAGTAGAGCCAGAAGGAGAATATAA
- a CDS encoding 16S ribosomal RNA methyltransferase A, translating to MTNLSQNFLCDSKFIEKFISYLDFSYPIIEIGCGNGVISKEINPDLCIEIDKKFIPNIRQYNLVISDARYLPVYRGSIISSFPYSITEVFFEEVIKNDKINSLLLILQKDFVDKIMTYPTFISFILNYYYRIIPKDIIPPKAFCPSPKVFSQIVLFTKIRHYDPYITKILKCITKYRNKKIKNAASICGIKANEEKKVRDFRPCQISELLKYMGLTYA from the coding sequence ATGACTAATCTTTCTCAGAATTTTCTATGTGACAGTAAATTTATAGAAAAATTTATTTCGTATTTAGATTTTTCATATCCTATTATTGAAATAGGTTGTGGGAACGGTGTAATATCAAAGGAAATAAATCCAGATTTATGTATAGAAATAGATAAAAAATTTATTCCTAATATAAGACAATATAACTTAGTTATATCTGACGCTAGATACTTACCCGTATATAGGGGTTCGATAATATCGTCTTTTCCATATTCTATAACTGAGGTTTTTTTCGAAGAAGTGATTAAAAATGACAAGATTAATAGTTTACTTCTTATTTTACAAAAGGATTTTGTAGATAAAATTATGACTTATCCAACTTTTATATCATTTATTCTAAATTATTACTATAGAATAATTCCAAAAGATATTATACCCCCTAAAGCTTTTTGTCCATCACCTAAAGTTTTTTCTCAAATTGTATTATTTACCAAAATTAGACATTATGATCCTTATATTACAAAAATTCTAAAATGTATTACTAAATATAGAAATAAAAAAATTAAAAATGCCGCTTCCATTTGTGGTATTAAGGCTAACGAAGAAAAAAAGGTAAGGGATTTTAGGCCATGTCAAATTTCAGAACTACTAAAATATATGGGATTAACATATGCTTAG
- a CDS encoding DUF655 domain-containing protein, translating to MLQRRRPKERFVYVLDYLREGNPLDKHRGHKNRPLAQVIGEDYFILMEALVSDQDFQIEEKVDLFNSSALRIDVVISYEDLTSVAKDTLPRVVKRIVTNKERVFVEFFNKSDALTIKLHALELLPGIGKKTLRIILEERKKKPFESFSDIEQRTGIKNTIDVIVERILTEIERKDKYYLFVYPTEVEHRKPQEQVIYVGYLDKLRGND from the coding sequence ATGTTACAGAGAAGGAGACCGAAGGAAAGGTTTGTATATGTACTAGATTATTTAAGGGAAGGTAATCCTTTAGATAAACACAGAGGTCATAAGAATAGACCGTTAGCTCAAGTTATCGGTGAAGACTATTTTATATTAATGGAAGCATTGGTTTCTGATCAAGATTTTCAAATAGAAGAGAAAGTAGATTTGTTTAATTCTTCTGCATTAAGAATAGATGTAGTAATAAGTTATGAGGATTTAACTAGTGTAGCTAAAGATACTTTACCTAGAGTAGTAAAACGAATAGTCACAAATAAAGAAAGAGTTTTTGTAGAATTTTTCAATAAATCTGACGCATTAACAATAAAATTGCATGCATTAGAACTTTTACCTGGTATAGGAAAGAAAACATTAAGAATTATATTAGAAGAACGGAAGAAAAAGCCTTTTGAAAGTTTTTCTGATATTGAACAAAGAACTGGAATAAAGAACACTATAGACGTTATAGTGGAAAGAATATTGACTGAGATAGAAAGGAAAGATAAATATTATCTATTCGTGTATCCTACAGAAGTGGAACATAGAAAACCTCAAGAGCAAGTAATATATGTAGGATACTTAGATAAGCTAAGAGGAAATGACTAA
- a CDS encoding RNA polymerase Rpb4 family protein — MSSESIIDEHYISYSEAKKYIYEIIKSGLQSPMIQRVYEYLNNVEKCSNEDVSSLLDEIKPIIEKEEVLAMIASICPTTIDELRAILVIDNKTYSNDDLEKVIESIKKHLKS; from the coding sequence ATGTCTTCTGAATCGATAATTGATGAGCATTATATTTCTTATAGTGAAGCTAAAAAATATATTTATGAAATAATTAAGAGCGGATTACAGTCACCTATGATTCAACGTGTATATGAATATTTGAATAATGTAGAAAAGTGCTCTAATGAAGATGTAAGCTCTTTATTAGATGAAATAAAACCAATTATAGAGAAAGAAGAAGTACTTGCAATGATAGCTAGTATTTGCCCTACTACAATTGATGAGTTAAGAGCAATTCTTGTTATTGATAATAAGACATATTCCAATGATGATTTGGAGAAAGTTATTGAGTCTATTAAGAAGCATTTAAAGAGTTGA
- a CDS encoding 50S ribosomal protein L21e: MVKHSRGNRTRSRKLLKKSPRERGAIPSLSRLMYEFKVGDKVIVKINSAIHNGMPHRRYQGKVGSVISKRGKAYEVKVNLGNKEKLIIVRPEHLVLFSNKSE; the protein is encoded by the coding sequence ATGGTAAAACATTCTAGAGGCAATAGGACTAGATCTCGTAAGTTACTAAAGAAATCTCCAAGAGAAAGAGGAGCAATTCCATCTTTAAGTAGGTTAATGTATGAGTTCAAGGTAGGCGATAAGGTTATTGTGAAGATAAACTCTGCAATACATAATGGTATGCCACATAGGAGATACCAAGGTAAAGTAGGTAGTGTTATTTCTAAAAGAGGTAAAGCATATGAAGTAAAAGTGAATCTAGGAAATAAGGAAAAACTAATTATAGTTAGACCAGAGCATCTTGTTTTATTTTCAAATAAAAGTGAATAA